A single region of the Ramlibacter henchirensis genome encodes:
- a CDS encoding NAD(P)H-hydrate dehydratase — MLQVTADRPWPLFDVARTREIEREAAAALPSHTLMQRAGLATARLALAVAPHANTVWVACGPGNNGGDGFEAAAHLRQWGKSVVLTLAGDPARLPPDAAAAWRKCQAAGLAASAEPPATWDVCIDALLGIGNVRALQGELAQLVQTINAGPGTVLAVDVPSGLAADSGTGESARATHTLSLLTLKPGLFTASGRDRSGRVWFDDLGVPSQDERASAWLAGPPPVAERLHASHKGSYGDVAAVGGAAGMSGAAVLAASAALHAGAGRVYLCPLAPIGAAPIAGLPELMVRDVAGLPLETLNIACGCGGGSEVRGVLPEILRRAKSLVLDADALNAIAAEPALQHGLRRRSERGPPTVLTPHPLEAARLLGCTTAEVQADRLRSATSLGERFGCVVLLKGSGSVIAAPGQLPRINPTGNARLATGGTGDVLAGLVAALLAAGADPMSAAAAAAYRHGSAADHWPEGSALTAGALARAL, encoded by the coding sequence ATGCTCCAGGTCACCGCGGACCGTCCCTGGCCCCTGTTCGACGTCGCGCGCACGCGCGAGATCGAGCGTGAGGCCGCCGCGGCCCTGCCATCGCACACGCTGATGCAGCGCGCGGGCCTGGCGACGGCGCGGCTGGCCCTGGCCGTCGCGCCGCACGCGAACACCGTCTGGGTCGCCTGTGGCCCTGGCAACAACGGCGGGGACGGATTCGAGGCAGCCGCGCATCTGCGCCAATGGGGCAAGTCGGTGGTGCTCACGCTGGCGGGCGATCCCGCACGGCTTCCGCCGGACGCGGCTGCGGCTTGGCGCAAGTGCCAGGCCGCGGGCCTCGCGGCTTCCGCAGAACCGCCGGCGACGTGGGACGTGTGCATCGACGCGCTGCTCGGCATCGGCAATGTGCGGGCGCTGCAAGGCGAACTGGCGCAGCTCGTGCAGACGATCAACGCAGGCCCGGGGACGGTGCTCGCGGTCGATGTGCCCAGCGGACTGGCGGCCGACTCCGGGACGGGCGAGTCGGCCCGCGCGACGCACACGCTCAGCCTGCTCACGCTGAAGCCGGGACTGTTCACCGCGTCCGGCCGCGATCGTTCCGGCCGCGTGTGGTTCGACGATCTCGGCGTCCCTTCGCAGGACGAGCGGGCGTCCGCGTGGTTGGCCGGGCCGCCGCCGGTCGCGGAGCGGCTGCATGCGAGCCACAAGGGCAGCTATGGCGACGTCGCGGCGGTCGGCGGCGCTGCAGGGATGTCGGGAGCGGCGGTCCTCGCGGCTTCGGCGGCGCTGCACGCCGGCGCCGGTCGGGTGTACCTGTGCCCGCTGGCGCCGATCGGCGCTGCGCCGATTGCAGGTCTGCCGGAACTGATGGTGCGCGATGTCGCCGGTCTGCCGCTCGAGACGCTGAACATCGCCTGCGGCTGCGGCGGCGGCTCTGAAGTCCGGGGAGTGCTGCCGGAGATCCTGCGGCGAGCGAAGTCGCTGGTGCTCGATGCCGATGCGCTCAATGCGATTGCCGCGGAGCCGGCCTTGCAGCACGGCCTGCGCAGGAGAAGCGAGCGTGGACCGCCCACCGTGCTCACGCCGCATCCGCTCGAAGCCGCCCGGCTGCTCGGATGCACGACGGCCGAAGTGCAGGCCGATCGCCTGCGCAGTGCCACGTCACTGGGCGAACGCTTCGGCTGCGTGGTGCTGCTCAAAGGCTCCGGCTCCGTGATCGCCGCGCCCGGGCAGCTGCCGAGGATCAATCCCACCGGCAATGCCCGGCTGGCCACCGGGGGAACGGGCGATGTGCTGGCGGGTCTCGTCGCGGCGCTGCTCGCGGCCGGCGCCGACCCGATGTCGGCGGCCGCTGCCGCCGCCTACCGCCACGGATCGGCCGCCGATCACTGGCCCGAGGGCAGCGCCCTCACCGCCGGCGCGCTCGCCCGCGCGCTCTGA
- a CDS encoding SDR family oxidoreductase, giving the protein MDRNRSPRVAIVTGGGSGIGKAAALALLADGWKVAVAGRRADALEGTLKEAAAGDRALAVPADVTDPASVEALFRRTAEAFGRVDLLFNNAGIGLGGAALEDISVEDWKRVVDTNLNGMFYCIREAFRVMKAQDPRGGRIINNGSISAHAPRPGSIAYTATKHAVTGLTKSASLDGRKYDIAVGQIDVGNALTELAARMTKGVPQANGDIAVEAVMDVSIVGQSVLYMANLPPEANVLFHTVMATKMPFVGRG; this is encoded by the coding sequence ATGGACAGGAACAGATCCCCACGCGTAGCCATCGTCACCGGTGGCGGCAGCGGCATCGGCAAGGCGGCGGCGCTCGCGCTGCTGGCCGACGGCTGGAAAGTCGCTGTGGCAGGCCGGCGCGCGGACGCGCTGGAAGGTACGTTGAAGGAGGCCGCGGCGGGCGACCGCGCACTGGCGGTCCCGGCCGACGTCACCGACCCTGCTTCAGTCGAGGCGCTGTTCCGGCGCACCGCCGAGGCCTTCGGCCGCGTGGACCTGCTGTTCAACAACGCGGGCATCGGCCTGGGCGGGGCGGCGCTGGAGGACATCTCGGTCGAAGACTGGAAGCGCGTGGTCGACACCAACCTCAACGGCATGTTCTATTGCATCCGCGAGGCGTTCCGCGTGATGAAGGCGCAGGACCCGCGCGGCGGCCGCATCATCAACAACGGCTCGATTTCCGCGCATGCTCCGCGCCCCGGTTCCATCGCCTACACCGCCACCAAGCATGCGGTGACGGGCCTCACGAAGTCGGCTTCGCTCGACGGCCGCAAGTACGACATCGCCGTCGGCCAGATCGACGTCGGCAATGCGCTCACCGAGCTGGCTGCGCGAATGACCAAGGGCGTGCCGCAGGCCAATGGCGATATCGCGGTGGAGGCGGTGATGGACGTGTCCATCGTCGGCCAGTCGGTGCTCTACATGGCCAACCTGCCGCCGGAAGCCAACGTGCTGTTCCACACGGTGATGGCCACCAAGATGCCCTTCGTGGGGCGCGGCTGA
- the rnr gene encoding ribonuclease R: MKNIGPQHTGGLLDEVEGAIQGHRDGHGYVVRDDGETDIYLPPNEMRAVLHKDRVRARIVRHDRKGRPEGRVVEIVERPAQPIIGRLLHESGVWLVAPEDKRYGQDVLIPKGATGTAKPGQVVVVELTEPPSLYGQPVGRVKEVLGEIDDPGMEIEIAVRKYGVPHEFSEPCIAQARVLPDKVQPKDRKHRVDLTDVPLVTIDGEDARDFDDAVYCEPAKVGRGKGWRLLVAIADVSHYVETGSAIDVDAYDRATSVYFPRRVIPMLPEKLSNGLCSLNPEVDRLCMVCDMLIAPTGEIQAYQFYPAVMWSHARFTYTEVAAILANTRGPEAQRRKERVGDLLNLHDVYRALLKSRQARGAVDFETTETQIICDENGRIEKIVPRTRNDAHRLIEEAMLAANVCAADYIQESKHPGLYRVHEGPTPEKKEILRNYLKAMGVGLTISDEPMPGEFQRIAEATKERPDAQQIHTMLLRSMQQAIYTPINSGHFGLAYDAYTHFTSPIRRYPDLLVHRVIKAILAKTHYTLPALPTPGEAHEKLARRLATRVAPPHQKLKKAPPTREVQAWEAAGLHCSANERRADEASRDVEAWLKCKYMREHLGEEYSGVVSAATTFGIFVTLDALYVEGLVHITELGGEYFKFDEARQELRGERTGIRYAIGTRVRVQVSRVDLDGRKIDFRLVREGEELELRAMREKGVSPGPSGKTSGKRASARKTAKAAERSPIQNLKAAVKKAAASAKSKGRKGRR; encoded by the coding sequence ATCAAAAACATCGGACCCCAACACACGGGCGGCCTCCTCGATGAAGTCGAGGGAGCGATCCAGGGACATCGCGACGGCCACGGCTATGTCGTGCGAGACGACGGCGAGACCGACATCTACCTGCCCCCCAACGAGATGCGCGCGGTGCTGCACAAGGACCGCGTGCGCGCGCGCATCGTGCGCCATGACCGCAAGGGCCGCCCCGAAGGGCGCGTGGTCGAGATCGTCGAGCGACCGGCCCAGCCGATCATCGGCCGCCTGCTGCACGAGAGCGGCGTCTGGCTGGTCGCGCCCGAGGACAAGCGTTATGGGCAGGACGTCCTCATCCCGAAAGGCGCCACCGGCACCGCGAAGCCGGGGCAGGTGGTGGTCGTCGAACTCACCGAACCGCCGAGCCTCTACGGCCAGCCGGTCGGCCGGGTCAAGGAGGTGCTGGGCGAGATCGACGACCCCGGCATGGAGATCGAGATCGCGGTGCGCAAGTACGGCGTGCCGCACGAGTTCTCCGAGCCCTGCATCGCGCAGGCGCGGGTGCTGCCGGACAAGGTTCAACCGAAGGACCGCAAGCACCGCGTCGACCTGACCGACGTTCCGCTGGTCACCATCGACGGCGAGGACGCGCGCGACTTCGACGACGCCGTGTACTGCGAGCCGGCCAAGGTCGGCCGCGGCAAGGGCTGGCGCCTCCTGGTCGCCATCGCGGACGTCAGCCATTACGTGGAGACCGGCAGCGCGATCGATGTCGATGCGTACGACCGCGCCACCAGCGTCTACTTCCCGCGCCGGGTGATCCCGATGCTCCCGGAGAAACTATCGAACGGGCTGTGCTCGCTGAACCCGGAGGTCGATCGCCTCTGCATGGTTTGCGACATGCTGATCGCGCCCACCGGCGAGATCCAGGCCTACCAGTTCTACCCGGCCGTGATGTGGAGCCATGCCCGCTTCACGTACACGGAGGTGGCGGCGATCCTGGCCAACACCCGCGGCCCCGAGGCCCAGCGCCGCAAGGAACGGGTGGGCGACCTGCTCAACCTGCACGACGTCTACCGCGCGCTGCTCAAGTCGCGCCAGGCGCGCGGCGCCGTCGATTTCGAGACGACGGAGACGCAGATCATCTGCGACGAGAACGGCCGCATCGAGAAGATCGTGCCGCGCACGCGCAACGACGCGCACCGCCTGATCGAGGAGGCCATGCTGGCCGCCAACGTCTGCGCCGCCGACTACATCCAGGAAAGCAAGCACCCGGGCCTGTACCGGGTGCACGAAGGCCCGACCCCGGAGAAGAAGGAGATCCTGCGCAACTACCTCAAGGCCATGGGCGTGGGGCTCACGATCAGCGACGAGCCTATGCCCGGCGAGTTCCAGAGGATCGCCGAGGCCACCAAGGAGCGGCCCGACGCGCAGCAGATCCACACCATGCTGCTGCGCTCGATGCAGCAGGCGATCTACACACCGATCAACAGCGGCCACTTCGGGCTTGCCTACGACGCCTACACGCACTTCACCAGCCCGATCCGCCGCTACCCGGACCTGCTGGTGCACCGCGTGATCAAGGCAATCCTCGCCAAGACCCACTACACGCTGCCCGCGCTGCCGACGCCGGGCGAAGCGCACGAGAAGCTGGCGCGCCGCCTGGCCACCCGCGTGGCGCCGCCCCACCAGAAGCTGAAGAAGGCGCCGCCCACGCGGGAGGTGCAGGCCTGGGAAGCCGCCGGCCTGCACTGCAGTGCCAACGAACGCCGCGCCGACGAGGCCAGCCGCGACGTGGAGGCCTGGCTCAAGTGCAAGTACATGCGCGAGCACCTCGGCGAGGAGTACAGCGGCGTGGTCAGCGCGGCCACCACCTTCGGCATCTTCGTCACGCTGGACGCGCTGTACGTCGAAGGCCTGGTGCACATCACCGAGCTGGGCGGCGAGTACTTCAAGTTCGACGAGGCGCGGCAGGAGTTGCGCGGCGAGCGAACCGGCATCCGCTACGCCATCGGCACGCGCGTGCGGGTGCAGGTCAGCCGGGTCGACCTCGACGGCCGCAAGATCGACTTCCGCCTGGTGCGCGAAGGCGAGGAGCTGGAACTGCGGGCGATGCGCGAGAAGGGCGTTTCGCCGGGGCCGTCCGGCAAGACCTCCGGCAAGCGGGCGTCCGCGCGCAAGACGGCGAAGGCGGCCGAGCGCTCGCCGATCCAGAACCTGAAGGCGGCCGTGAAGAAGGCCGCCGCAAGCGCCAAGAGCAAGGGCCGCAAAGGGCGGCGCTGA
- the rimO gene encoding 30S ribosomal protein S12 methylthiotransferase RimO: protein MSDSTVAQAPPKVGFVSLGCPKALTDSELILTQLSAEGYRTSKTFEGADLVIVNTCGFIDDAVKESLDTIGEALAENGKVIVTGCLGARSGEGGGNMVREVHPSVLAVTGPHATQEVMDAVHTHLPKPHDPFVDLVPAAGIKLTPGHYAYLKISEGCNHRCTFCIIPSMRGDLVSRPVGDVLKEARALFESGVKELLVVSQDTSAYGVDVKYRTGFFDGRPVKTRMLELVQALGELAQPHGAWVRLHYVYPYPSVDEVIPLMATGAVLPYLDVPFQHSHPDVLRRMKRPASGERNLERLQKWREACPELVVRSTFIAGFPGETEEEFEHLLDFVREAQIDRAGCFAYSPVEGAAANELPGMLPAQVREERRARFMAVAEAVSAKRLQRRVGATMQVLVDSAPGLGRKGGLGRSYADAPEIDGTVRLLPPQKLSKQLKVGEFTRARIVATEGHDLVGLPI from the coding sequence ATGAGTGATTCGACCGTTGCGCAGGCACCCCCGAAGGTGGGCTTCGTGAGCCTCGGCTGCCCCAAGGCGCTGACCGACTCGGAGCTGATCCTGACCCAGCTTTCCGCCGAGGGCTACCGAACGTCCAAGACCTTCGAGGGCGCCGACCTGGTGATCGTCAACACCTGCGGCTTCATCGATGACGCCGTCAAGGAAAGCCTGGACACCATCGGCGAGGCGCTGGCCGAAAACGGGAAGGTGATCGTTACCGGCTGCCTGGGCGCGCGTTCGGGCGAGGGCGGCGGCAACATGGTGCGCGAGGTCCATCCGTCCGTGCTCGCGGTCACCGGACCGCATGCCACGCAGGAAGTGATGGACGCGGTGCACACGCACCTGCCCAAGCCGCACGACCCGTTCGTGGACCTGGTGCCGGCCGCGGGCATCAAGCTCACCCCCGGGCACTACGCCTACCTGAAGATCAGCGAGGGCTGCAACCACCGCTGCACCTTCTGCATCATCCCCTCGATGCGCGGCGACCTGGTGAGCCGACCGGTGGGCGACGTGCTCAAGGAAGCGCGGGCGCTGTTCGAAAGCGGCGTGAAGGAACTGCTGGTGGTCAGCCAGGACACGTCGGCGTACGGCGTCGACGTCAAGTACCGCACCGGCTTCTTCGACGGGCGCCCGGTGAAGACACGCATGCTGGAACTCGTGCAGGCGCTGGGCGAACTGGCGCAGCCGCACGGCGCGTGGGTGCGGCTGCACTACGTCTATCCGTATCCGTCGGTCGACGAGGTGATCCCGCTCATGGCCACGGGCGCTGTGCTGCCTTACCTGGACGTGCCGTTCCAGCACAGCCATCCCGACGTGCTGCGCCGGATGAAGCGGCCGGCCAGCGGCGAGCGCAACCTGGAGCGGCTGCAGAAATGGCGCGAGGCCTGTCCCGAGCTGGTGGTTCGCAGCACCTTCATCGCGGGCTTCCCGGGCGAGACCGAAGAGGAGTTCGAGCACCTGCTGGACTTCGTGCGCGAGGCGCAGATCGATCGCGCCGGCTGCTTCGCCTACAGCCCCGTCGAGGGCGCGGCCGCCAACGAGTTGCCCGGCATGCTGCCGGCGCAAGTGCGCGAGGAGCGCCGCGCGCGCTTCATGGCGGTGGCCGAGGCAGTGTCGGCGAAACGCCTGCAGCGGCGCGTGGGCGCGACGATGCAGGTGCTGGTGGATTCGGCGCCGGGCCTCGGGCGCAAGGGCGGCCTGGGCCGCAGCTACGCGGACGCGCCGGAGATCGACGGCACCGTCCGGCTTCTTCCGCCGCAGAAGCTGAGCAAGCAGCTGAAGGTGGGCGAATTCACCCGGGCGCGCATCGTGGCCACCGAAGGCCACGACCTGGTCGGGCTGCCGATCTGA
- the phaR gene encoding polyhydroxyalkanoate synthesis repressor PhaR, producing the protein MQSKKAAARAAEPAQPVQRVIKKYPNRRLYDTDTSTYITLAEVKQLVMGNEPFTVRDAKTNEDLTRSILLQIILEEEAGGAPMFSEAALANIIRFYGHAAQGFMGTYLEKNVQAFTDIQAKLAEQSKNLTPEMWAQFMNMQNPLMQGMMGSYVEQSKTMFDKMQEQMQKQTEQMLGAFIGKR; encoded by the coding sequence GTGCAAAGCAAGAAAGCCGCCGCCCGCGCCGCGGAACCCGCGCAGCCCGTGCAGCGCGTGATCAAGAAGTATCCGAATCGGCGGCTGTACGACACGGACACGTCCACGTACATCACGCTGGCGGAAGTCAAGCAGCTGGTGATGGGCAACGAGCCGTTCACCGTGCGCGATGCCAAGACCAACGAGGACCTGACGCGAAGCATCCTGCTGCAGATCATCCTGGAGGAGGAGGCGGGCGGCGCGCCGATGTTCAGCGAGGCGGCCCTGGCCAACATCATCCGTTTCTACGGGCATGCGGCGCAGGGCTTCATGGGCACCTACCTCGAGAAGAACGTGCAGGCGTTCACCGACATCCAGGCCAAGCTGGCCGAGCAGTCGAAGAACCTCACGCCCGAGATGTGGGCGCAGTTCATGAACATGCAGAACCCGCTGATGCAGGGGATGATGGGCAGCTACGTCGAGCAGTCCAAGACCATGTTCGACAAGATGCAGGAACAGATGCAGAAGCAGACCGAGCAGATGCTCGGCGCCTTCATCGGCAAGCGGTAA
- a CDS encoding RelA/SpoT family protein — MKRQMAEPVQGGPVPELIAAAEQSLPQQRDALARARAFAEPFIASETLDTGENTLEHADAVAAILKSMGGSQAMQAASYLVYACPHLNKPQEVIAKAFGESYAALAIETTALVRVQRQARSAEDSLKPVDDPKVQTENVRKMLLAFSRDLRVVMLRLASRLQTLRWHAARKVPAPPSVAREALHIFAPLSNRLGIWQVKWEMEDLAFRFLEPDTYKQVARLLDEKRAEREAYVEQLRLRLQAELKSQGVSAQVQGRPKHIYSIVKKMRGKALDFAEVFDVRALRVIVPDVRDCYAALSWVHQKYEAIPSEFDDYIARPKPNGYQSLHTVVRDEAGRPIEIQIRTHAMHDHAEHGVAAHWAYKEAGSKGYSGVSAAGEYDAKIAVLRQLLAWERDLAGASEGLFEDRIYVLTPNAAIVELPQGATPVDFAYTVHTNLGHRCRGARVDGAMVPLNTPLQNGQTVEIVATKEGGPSRDWLNADLGFLASHRAKAKVRAWFNEQVRHETIARGRELVEKLLQREGRTSLNHNDLAAQLGFKSPDDLFFVVGKDEYSLRNIETLLHPPEAPLPQDEYLLLKKARPADRSPKGGVLVVGVDSLMTQLARCCKPAPPDDIAGFVTRGKGVSIHRTDCSNFREMAARNAERVIEVEWGRSKADAGAVYPVDVAVEAADRQGLLRDISEVFAKEKMNVIGVQTQSVRGTAWMTFTVEITDSARLARVLGLVREVGGVRTARRR, encoded by the coding sequence ATGAAGCGGCAGATGGCCGAACCCGTGCAGGGCGGCCCGGTCCCCGAGCTGATCGCCGCGGCCGAGCAGTCCCTGCCGCAGCAGAGGGATGCGCTGGCCCGCGCCCGCGCTTTCGCCGAGCCCTTCATCGCGTCCGAAACGCTGGACACCGGCGAGAACACGCTGGAGCACGCCGATGCGGTCGCGGCGATCCTGAAATCCATGGGCGGCTCGCAGGCCATGCAGGCGGCGAGCTACCTGGTCTACGCCTGCCCGCACCTGAACAAGCCGCAGGAGGTGATCGCCAAGGCGTTCGGCGAGAGCTACGCGGCCCTGGCGATCGAGACCACCGCGCTGGTGCGGGTGCAGCGCCAGGCCCGCTCGGCCGAAGACTCGCTGAAGCCGGTCGACGACCCCAAGGTCCAGACCGAGAACGTGCGCAAGATGCTGCTGGCGTTCTCGCGCGACCTGCGCGTCGTGATGCTGCGCCTCGCTTCCCGACTGCAGACGCTGCGCTGGCACGCCGCGCGCAAGGTGCCGGCGCCGCCGAGCGTCGCGCGCGAAGCGCTCCACATCTTCGCGCCGCTCTCCAACCGGCTGGGCATCTGGCAGGTCAAGTGGGAGATGGAGGACCTGGCCTTCCGCTTCCTGGAGCCCGACACCTACAAGCAGGTGGCCCGGCTGCTGGACGAGAAGCGCGCCGAGCGCGAGGCCTACGTCGAGCAGTTGCGCCTGCGCCTTCAGGCCGAACTGAAGTCGCAGGGCGTTTCGGCCCAGGTGCAGGGCCGGCCCAAGCACATCTACAGCATCGTCAAGAAGATGCGCGGCAAGGCGCTGGACTTCGCCGAGGTGTTCGACGTGCGCGCGCTGCGGGTCATCGTGCCCGACGTGCGCGACTGCTACGCGGCACTGTCGTGGGTGCACCAGAAGTACGAGGCGATCCCGTCGGAGTTCGACGACTACATCGCCAGACCCAAGCCGAACGGCTACCAGTCGCTGCACACGGTGGTGCGCGACGAGGCCGGTCGGCCGATCGAGATCCAGATCCGCACCCACGCGATGCACGACCACGCCGAGCACGGAGTCGCGGCGCACTGGGCCTACAAGGAGGCGGGGAGCAAGGGCTATTCGGGCGTGTCGGCCGCGGGCGAGTACGACGCCAAGATCGCCGTGCTGCGGCAACTGCTGGCGTGGGAGCGGGACCTGGCGGGCGCCAGCGAAGGCCTGTTCGAAGACCGCATCTACGTGCTCACGCCGAATGCGGCCATCGTGGAACTGCCGCAGGGCGCCACGCCGGTGGACTTCGCGTACACCGTGCACACGAACCTGGGCCACCGCTGCCGCGGCGCACGCGTGGACGGGGCGATGGTGCCGCTGAACACGCCGCTGCAGAACGGCCAGACCGTCGAGATCGTCGCGACCAAGGAAGGCGGACCCTCGCGCGACTGGCTCAACGCCGATCTCGGCTTCCTGGCGAGCCATCGCGCCAAGGCCAAGGTGCGCGCGTGGTTCAACGAGCAGGTCCGGCACGAGACCATCGCGCGCGGGCGGGAGCTCGTGGAAAAGCTGCTGCAGCGCGAAGGCCGCACTTCGCTGAACCACAACGACCTGGCCGCGCAACTGGGCTTCAAGTCGCCGGACGACCTGTTCTTCGTGGTCGGCAAGGACGAGTACTCGCTGCGCAACATCGAGACGCTGCTGCATCCGCCCGAGGCGCCGCTGCCGCAGGACGAGTACCTGCTGCTGAAGAAGGCGCGGCCCGCGGACCGCTCGCCCAAGGGCGGCGTGCTCGTGGTGGGCGTCGACTCGCTGATGACGCAGCTGGCGCGCTGCTGCAAACCCGCGCCGCCGGACGACATCGCCGGCTTCGTGACGCGCGGCAAGGGCGTGAGCATCCACCGCACGGACTGCAGCAACTTCCGCGAGATGGCCGCGCGCAACGCCGAACGCGTGATCGAAGTGGAGTGGGGCCGCTCCAAGGCCGACGCGGGCGCGGTCTACCCGGTGGATGTGGCGGTGGAGGCCGCGGACCGGCAGGGCCTGCTGCGCGACATCTCCGAGGTGTTCGCCAAGGAGAAGATGAACGTGATCGGCGTGCAGACCCAGTCGGTGCGCGGCACGGCGTGGATGACGTTCACCGTGGAGATCACCGATTCGGCGCGGCTGGCCCGTGTGCTGGGGCTCGTGCGCGAGGTCGGCGGAGTGCGCACGGCGCGTCGGCGCTGA
- a CDS encoding alpha/beta fold hydrolase yields the protein MASPKLNYVPCADADGAHRMAYWSWGAEDAGRVVVCVHGLSRQGRDFDVLAASLVDRSAEPIRVVCPDVVGRGRSDWLKNPQGYQLPTYAGDMLAMLAQLHSQAPITDLSWFGTSMGGLIGMGLAGSPKLPLPVPIKRLVLNDVGPAVQWSAIQRISGYLGRTGRFSDLREAADAMWKISTSFGPHTPQQWLSLSEAMVKPLPEGGVTLHYDPAIAVPVKAMTEAQAAESEAALWTLYDAITARTLVVRGAQSDLLSRDTAIEMTRRGPRAELLEFEGVGHAPTFVAPGQVDAAVSFLLRP from the coding sequence ATGGCCTCCCCTAAGCTGAACTACGTACCGTGCGCCGACGCCGACGGCGCGCACCGCATGGCGTACTGGAGCTGGGGCGCCGAGGACGCCGGCCGCGTGGTCGTCTGCGTGCACGGCCTGTCGCGGCAGGGGCGCGACTTCGACGTGCTGGCCGCGTCGCTGGTGGATCGCAGCGCGGAGCCGATCCGGGTCGTGTGCCCCGACGTGGTGGGCCGCGGCCGCAGCGACTGGCTGAAGAACCCGCAGGGCTACCAGCTGCCGACCTACGCGGGCGACATGCTGGCGATGCTCGCGCAACTCCATTCCCAGGCGCCGATCACGGATCTCTCCTGGTTCGGCACCAGCATGGGCGGCCTGATCGGCATGGGCCTCGCCGGCTCGCCGAAGCTGCCGCTGCCGGTCCCGATCAAGCGGCTGGTGCTCAACGACGTCGGTCCGGCGGTGCAGTGGTCCGCCATCCAGCGCATCAGCGGCTACCTGGGCCGCACCGGCCGCTTCAGCGACCTGCGCGAGGCGGCCGACGCGATGTGGAAGATCTCCACCAGCTTCGGGCCGCACACGCCGCAGCAATGGCTGTCGCTGTCCGAAGCCATGGTCAAGCCGCTGCCCGAAGGCGGCGTCACGCTGCACTACGACCCGGCCATCGCCGTGCCGGTGAAGGCGATGACGGAGGCCCAGGCCGCCGAAAGCGAAGCGGCGCTGTGGACCCTCTACGACGCGATCACGGCGCGCACGCTCGTCGTCCGCGGCGCGCAGTCGGACCTGCTCTCGCGCGACACCGCGATCGAGATGACGCGACGCGGCCCCCGCGCCGAGCTCCTCGAGTTCGAAGGCGTGGGCCATGCGCCCACCTTCGTCGCACCCGGGCAGGTCGACGCCGCCGTCTCCTTCCTGCTGCGGCCATGA